Proteins found in one candidate division KSB1 bacterium genomic segment:
- a CDS encoding B12-binding domain-containing radical SAM protein — protein MAKLVLIEPKAPNLHIFTRFPLPRLGTIILATIARQKGWDAHVFVEEQGAIDWQEVAQADLVGVSTVTSTAPRAYAIADRVRSKGIPVVLGGPHVTYMPEEAITHADYVLRGEAESSFPLFLEALTGQRPLEEVPNLVYRKDGTWQRTTVAAPPVVLDEIPFPDFSLVRGKQRTIGRKRIIPVQTSRGCPYNCSFCSVTGMFGRKYRFRSTENVIAELRRYDAPNNFVFFYDDNFAANPKRTRRLLEAMCAEGFRFKWSTQVRADLTKDEDLVRLMRRAGCHTVFVGFETVNPASLQATGKHQTVKEMEHATRIFRRHRINVHGMFILGLDDDTFASVKATVAFAKKHRLASAQFLILTPLPGSQCFEQLRAEGRIAFTDWSLYDAHHVVFEPRGFSLWELQMAQIWAHQRFYSITTLVRRLLSLRLEEVAIAHYARRLNAVWRKKNSLYLRLLSLLKAKTGGRIKAEFWQDVAVDLPS, from the coding sequence ATGGCAAAACTAGTCCTGATCGAGCCGAAGGCGCCGAACCTTCACATCTTCACCCGCTTCCCTCTGCCAAGACTCGGGACCATTATCTTGGCGACCATCGCCCGCCAGAAGGGGTGGGACGCACATGTTTTCGTCGAGGAACAGGGAGCAATCGACTGGCAGGAGGTCGCCCAGGCCGACCTCGTCGGGGTATCTACCGTCACGTCAACCGCCCCGCGCGCTTATGCTATTGCAGACCGAGTGAGGAGCAAAGGCATTCCGGTTGTTCTCGGAGGGCCACATGTCACCTACATGCCGGAGGAAGCAATAACCCACGCCGACTATGTGCTGCGGGGTGAGGCAGAATCCTCCTTCCCGTTGTTTCTGGAAGCGCTAACCGGGCAGCGCCCTCTGGAAGAGGTGCCAAACCTTGTGTACCGCAAAGACGGCACATGGCAGCGCACCACGGTGGCTGCTCCTCCTGTAGTGCTGGATGAGATTCCTTTTCCTGATTTCTCTTTGGTAAGGGGAAAGCAGCGGACTATTGGGCGCAAGAGGATTATCCCGGTCCAGACTTCGCGTGGGTGTCCTTACAACTGTTCATTCTGCTCTGTGACCGGCATGTTCGGCCGCAAGTATCGGTTCCGCTCCACCGAGAACGTAATCGCCGAGTTGCGGCGGTATGACGCCCCTAATAATTTTGTCTTTTTTTACGACGACAACTTCGCTGCGAACCCCAAACGCACGCGACGGTTGTTGGAGGCGATGTGCGCGGAGGGGTTTAGGTTCAAGTGGTCCACCCAGGTACGGGCTGATCTCACCAAAGACGAGGACTTGGTGCGTCTGATGCGGCGCGCTGGTTGCCACACGGTATTCGTCGGCTTTGAGACGGTGAACCCTGCCAGTCTGCAGGCCACAGGCAAGCATCAGACGGTCAAAGAAATGGAACATGCCACTCGCATATTCCGGCGGCATCGCATCAACGTGCATGGGATGTTCATCCTTGGTCTGGACGACGACACATTTGCCTCGGTCAAAGCTACGGTGGCCTTCGCCAAGAAGCACCGCCTTGCCTCAGCGCAGTTCCTGATTCTGACTCCATTGCCGGGCAGCCAGTGCTTTGAGCAGTTGCGGGCAGAAGGGCGCATCGCCTTCACCGACTGGAGCCTTTACGACGCGCACCATGTTGTGTTTGAGCCGCGAGGCTTTTCGCTGTGGGAATTACAGATGGCGCAAATCTGGGCGCACCAGCGCTTTTATTCAATCACGACCTTGGTGCGGAGGCTGCTGAGTCTTCGTCTAGAAGAGGTGGCAATCGCGCACTACGCACGACGCCTCAATGCCGTCTGGCGCAAGAAGAACAGTCTTTACCTGCGTTTGTTGTCCCTCCTGAAGGCAAAGACTGGGGGACGCATCAAAGCGGAGTTCTGGCAGGACGTGGCCGTGGATCTGCCTTCATAG
- a CDS encoding DUF3857 domain-containing protein, whose protein sequence is MDWRDLALAKLPEAKDYPDAEAVVVLDEGRVEVSGEWQMGFTLFERRRVVRIFTRRGERFANVVVPYSADSHVEMLQARAISPEGHISVVEPKRIYDVTLYPSFIFYSDQRAKLFAVPGIEPGSVVEYKYRVRIPTRSFWHSWTFQEDIPVVKSSFRVLAPGEWKVNYRVHGLEVRPRVTKAPAGFKAEYVWEVTDVPAVVRELSMPPPRESYARLELAPVGMTTWNDVAAWYNALVEPQSKVSKEISRKAREVVGDASTEWEKMKRLAMWVRDNIRYLAVEIGIGGYQPHPAAEVLANRYGDCKDVATLLCAMASAVGIETEQVLVSTWQNGVPDTSLPSPFHFNHAMVFWPAAPDSGLWIDPTDKGTPFGELPWYDQGVFVLRVKRDGTGGVVRTPRRHPAANRTAVRWYARMQEQGAAEVHGTTVLRGAPAAELRKELANLSATERARWLEWDLASRCPGIKLAAWEVQGMEPEADSVKLTYDFGSPGFAVRTGAVLGLRPAQFSLLELPSLFRSPERRFPIRFRFGVTQEFTLHLTLPQGYRLLSQALSDSLRSEHGAATWSWFPTTDGLFARIEYRLTGAEVSPTQYPAFRAFLDSVQVRDLREVHIGKR, encoded by the coding sequence GTGGACTGGCGAGACCTGGCGTTGGCTAAGCTTCCGGAAGCCAAGGACTATCCCGACGCAGAAGCAGTGGTGGTACTAGATGAAGGCAGAGTCGAGGTGTCCGGCGAATGGCAGATGGGTTTCACCCTCTTTGAGCGCCGCCGGGTCGTAAGGATATTCACTCGCCGGGGCGAACGCTTTGCCAACGTGGTCGTGCCGTACAGCGCCGACAGTCATGTGGAGATGCTGCAGGCGCGGGCAATCTCCCCTGAAGGGCACATTTCGGTTGTGGAGCCTAAGCGAATCTACGACGTCACTCTTTATCCCAGCTTCATTTTCTACTCTGACCAACGGGCTAAGCTTTTCGCCGTGCCGGGCATTGAACCGGGTTCGGTGGTCGAGTACAAATATCGGGTTCGCATTCCCACGCGGAGTTTCTGGCACTCATGGACATTTCAGGAGGACATCCCGGTGGTCAAATCAAGTTTTAGAGTCCTTGCTCCTGGCGAATGGAAGGTGAACTACCGGGTCCATGGCCTTGAGGTTCGGCCGCGTGTGACCAAGGCTCCTGCGGGTTTCAAGGCAGAGTACGTGTGGGAAGTGACGGACGTCCCTGCTGTGGTCCGGGAGTTATCGATGCCTCCTCCACGGGAAAGCTATGCGCGGCTCGAGCTGGCTCCCGTGGGCATGACGACCTGGAACGATGTAGCCGCCTGGTACAATGCGTTGGTCGAACCCCAGAGCAAAGTGAGCAAGGAAATCTCTCGCAAGGCCCGCGAGGTAGTGGGTGATGCCAGCACCGAGTGGGAGAAGATGAAACGATTGGCTATGTGGGTGAGGGATAACATCCGCTACTTGGCTGTGGAGATCGGGATCGGTGGGTACCAACCCCACCCGGCAGCCGAGGTGCTCGCAAATCGCTATGGGGACTGTAAAGACGTTGCCACTCTTCTGTGCGCAATGGCCTCGGCAGTCGGCATTGAAACGGAGCAGGTGCTAGTGAGCACTTGGCAAAACGGCGTGCCGGACACCTCTTTGCCTTCGCCCTTCCATTTCAATCACGCGATGGTGTTCTGGCCGGCCGCCCCCGACAGCGGTCTGTGGATCGATCCAACCGACAAAGGGACTCCATTTGGTGAATTGCCCTGGTACGATCAAGGGGTCTTTGTGCTTCGTGTGAAAAGGGACGGGACAGGCGGGGTGGTGCGGACACCGAGGCGCCATCCGGCTGCGAATCGTACTGCCGTGCGCTGGTATGCACGGATGCAAGAACAGGGAGCTGCAGAGGTACACGGGACCACCGTGCTGCGAGGCGCACCTGCTGCAGAGCTTCGCAAGGAGTTAGCAAACCTTAGTGCCACGGAAAGGGCACGCTGGCTGGAGTGGGACCTGGCCAGTCGCTGCCCAGGAATCAAACTAGCTGCTTGGGAAGTGCAAGGAATGGAGCCGGAGGCGGACTCGGTAAAGCTGACCTATGACTTTGGCTCCCCGGGCTTTGCGGTGAGGACCGGTGCTGTACTCGGACTTCGCCCTGCGCAGTTCTCGCTTCTTGAGCTACCGAGCCTGTTCCGGTCACCAGAAAGAAGGTTTCCGATTCGTTTTCGATTCGGTGTGACGCAAGAGTTCACGCTCCACCTCACTTTGCCACAAGGCTACCGGCTGCTTTCGCAGGCCCTTTCCGACTCCTTGCGCAGTGAGCACGGAGCAGCCACCTGGTCATGGTTCCCCACCACCGACGGGCTTTTCGCTCGGATCGAATACCGTCTCACCGGTGCGGAGGTTTCGCCCACGCAGTATCCCGCCTTTCGTGCCTTCCTTGACAGCGTACAGGTGCGAGACCTGCGCGAAGTGCACATAGGAAAAAGGTAA
- a CDS encoding HAMP domain-containing histidine kinase, whose amino-acid sequence MADWQVGGSTLGAWGTGSIFFLLGAAPSWMWPGSTVAFALLAAGAVAGYYVGRACHRREIARLVAGFPCAALVLDWHGTIVHCNRASLQRMVPGITNPQGLDYREAFPPAVAKEIGALLTETAADGGLKTASVDHFMEFSSGQVGRVRALTLSERRSARCAYLVLIEDATASVELRRALDWAALAQNLAHEIKNPLHTVLLTLQRLQIAYRESHARESQTLDRYVNSAIEEIERLRDIANGFLRFTSLKPSRVAVMGARALVEAVERQVRQWLPQTIQLLVECEEGLPDVRVDMEGMQRLFFNLFDNAVRAMRGKGRIFFRASLTHWLVVGEPARKEFVTIEVADTGCGIPEELLGRVFEPYVSGRKGGTGLGLSICRHIAKEHGGRLSIQSKVGVGTTVRLELPVYRTQ is encoded by the coding sequence ATGGCAGATTGGCAGGTAGGGGGAAGCACCCTGGGAGCATGGGGCACGGGGTCCATTTTTTTCCTCCTGGGGGCTGCGCCATCGTGGATGTGGCCCGGTTCTACGGTGGCGTTCGCGCTCTTGGCGGCAGGAGCAGTGGCAGGTTACTACGTAGGGCGCGCGTGTCACCGGCGCGAGATAGCGCGACTGGTGGCCGGGTTTCCGTGCGCCGCACTTGTGCTCGACTGGCACGGCACGATCGTTCACTGCAACCGGGCCTCACTCCAGCGTATGGTGCCGGGAATCACCAATCCACAAGGGCTCGACTACCGGGAGGCTTTTCCGCCAGCGGTCGCAAAAGAGATCGGGGCTCTGCTGACCGAGACTGCGGCTGATGGTGGTCTGAAAACGGCAAGCGTAGACCATTTCATGGAGTTCTCCTCTGGCCAGGTGGGAAGGGTACGCGCCCTGACCCTTTCCGAGCGCCGCAGCGCACGATGCGCATACTTGGTCCTCATCGAGGACGCCACTGCGAGCGTGGAATTGCGGCGGGCACTTGATTGGGCGGCGCTCGCTCAGAATCTTGCCCACGAGATCAAGAATCCTCTGCACACCGTGCTGCTCACGCTGCAAAGGCTCCAGATTGCCTACCGGGAGTCACATGCCCGCGAAAGCCAGACCCTTGACCGCTACGTGAATTCGGCCATCGAGGAGATAGAAAGGTTGCGGGACATCGCCAACGGGTTTCTTCGCTTCACCAGTTTGAAGCCGTCGCGTGTGGCGGTTATGGGAGCCCGGGCCCTGGTTGAGGCCGTGGAGCGTCAAGTGCGGCAGTGGCTGCCGCAAACGATACAGCTGCTAGTGGAGTGCGAAGAAGGGTTGCCAGACGTTCGTGTGGACATGGAAGGCATGCAACGACTGTTTTTCAACCTTTTTGACAACGCTGTCCGCGCGATGAGAGGCAAGGGCCGCATTTTCTTCCGCGCTAGCCTCACCCACTGGCTGGTCGTGGGTGAACCAGCGCGCAAGGAGTTTGTCACCATTGAGGTTGCCGACACCGGCTGTGGCATTCCAGAGGAACTTCTAGGCCGTGTTTTTGAACCCTATGTGTCCGGAAGAAAAGGTGGCACTGGGCTCGGGTTAAGCATTTGTCGTCACATTGCCAAGGAACATGGCGGTCGCTTGAGCATCCAAAGTAAAGTCGGCGTGGGTACCACCGTTCGGCTGGAACTGCCCGTCTACAGAACGCAGTGA
- a CDS encoding uroporphyrinogen decarboxylase family protein, translated as MDTRHRLLAALDYAPLDRLPNFEFGYWEETIRRWHAEGLPRHLISPQEVESYFGLEGIETLEFVPVINGLWPPFPRHVLSEGGGRKIVQDENGVIYEQLAEGESIPRYLRFPIASKRDWEVFRRERLDWTREDRVTGSLVEFVHARHQQGMPVRFDAGSLYGWLRNWMGVENLSIALLEEPAWVASMMDHLVHLTIHLVRTHITADMAIDIAWWWEDMCYNHGPLLSPRLFSQLMIPRYREVTQELQAHGIRHSAVDCDGKIYELVPGWLEAGIDVMFPIEALHTSPMLLREQFGDRVRLIGGVNKLALIAGPSAIDRELASLVPLVAQGGYIPTIDHRVPPDVSLQNYLYYLERKKALLALGAHRQ; from the coding sequence ATGGATACCCGTCACCGGCTGCTGGCAGCCTTGGACTATGCTCCACTGGACCGGCTTCCCAACTTTGAATTCGGTTACTGGGAGGAGACCATTCGCCGTTGGCACGCAGAAGGACTGCCGCGCCATCTCATTAGCCCCCAGGAGGTGGAATCGTATTTCGGTCTGGAAGGCATTGAGACCCTTGAGTTCGTGCCAGTGATCAATGGGCTTTGGCCTCCGTTTCCTCGCCACGTTCTCTCCGAAGGTGGAGGACGAAAGATCGTCCAGGATGAGAACGGCGTCATTTACGAGCAACTGGCTGAAGGGGAGAGCATCCCTCGCTACCTGCGCTTTCCGATTGCCTCCAAGCGCGACTGGGAAGTGTTTCGGCGCGAGCGTCTGGACTGGACCCGTGAGGACCGCGTCACCGGCTCACTAGTTGAGTTCGTACATGCCAGGCACCAACAAGGCATGCCCGTGCGTTTCGATGCCGGTTCGCTTTATGGCTGGCTGCGCAACTGGATGGGCGTGGAAAACCTGAGCATCGCCCTTCTGGAAGAACCCGCATGGGTTGCTTCGATGATGGACCATTTGGTCCACCTGACCATTCACCTGGTGCGCACCCACATTACTGCCGACATGGCGATAGACATCGCCTGGTGGTGGGAAGATATGTGCTACAACCACGGCCCTCTTCTTTCGCCCCGCCTCTTCTCCCAACTGATGATTCCTCGTTATCGCGAGGTCACCCAGGAACTGCAAGCCCACGGAATCAGGCACAGCGCAGTGGACTGCGACGGCAAAATCTACGAGTTGGTCCCAGGGTGGCTCGAGGCAGGGATCGATGTGATGTTCCCCATTGAAGCGCTTCACACCTCGCCTATGCTCCTCCGTGAGCAGTTTGGCGACAGGGTTCGCTTGATCGGGGGTGTGAACAAACTGGCGCTCATCGCTGGGCCTTCCGCCATCGACCGAGAACTCGCGAGCCTGGTCCCGCTCGTCGCGCAAGGGGGCTACATTCCCACCATCGACCACCGCGTGCCACCGGACGTTTCCTTGCAGAACTACCTCTACTACCTGGAGCGGAAAAAGGCCTTGCTTGCTCTGGGTGCTCATCGGCAGTAA
- a CDS encoding class I SAM-dependent methyltransferase: MATGAVEKRSRRAHWEQFWAERGEATAYYSNADRVVEQIARAVSLRGIRALEVGAGTGRDGLRLAQRGARVILLDYAQQAAEMMKRQARVTRGVHVVRADACAMPIRDKTLDVVFHQGLLEHFADPKPLLRENVRVVRPGGIVVVDVPQRYHIYTVLKHILMALGKWFAGWETEFSVRQLKRLMERSGLEVLWVYGDYMRPSLFYRMLRELFRRVGIRLPMYPPMCKPVQSLRARVRRAVLRRPLWLNTCMDIGVVARRPEGR; the protein is encoded by the coding sequence ATGGCGACAGGCGCAGTCGAAAAGCGATCGCGGCGTGCCCACTGGGAACAGTTCTGGGCAGAAAGAGGAGAGGCTACAGCCTACTATTCGAACGCGGACCGGGTGGTAGAGCAGATTGCCCGTGCGGTCTCTCTCCGAGGAATCCGGGCTCTGGAAGTGGGTGCAGGCACGGGGCGGGATGGGCTGAGGCTGGCACAACGCGGCGCACGCGTCATACTGTTGGATTACGCCCAGCAAGCCGCGGAGATGATGAAGCGCCAAGCACGCGTGACTCGTGGCGTGCACGTCGTACGCGCCGACGCCTGCGCGATGCCCATCCGCGACAAGACCCTGGACGTGGTCTTCCACCAGGGATTGCTGGAACACTTTGCTGACCCCAAGCCGTTGCTGCGAGAGAATGTGCGCGTGGTGCGTCCCGGGGGCATTGTTGTGGTGGACGTACCCCAACGGTACCACATCTACACAGTGCTAAAGCATATCCTGATGGCCCTCGGCAAGTGGTTCGCAGGATGGGAGACAGAGTTCTCTGTTCGCCAATTGAAAAGACTGATGGAACGCAGCGGACTTGAAGTACTCTGGGTCTACGGTGACTACATGCGTCCCAGCCTTTTCTATCGTATGCTCCGTGAGCTATTCCGGCGTGTTGGCATTCGTTTGCCTATGTACCCGCCGATGTGCAAGCCGGTGCAGTCCCTCCGCGCGCGGGTGCGCCGTGCAGTCCTTCGGAGGCCTCTGTGGCTGAATACCTGCATGGACATCGGGGTTGTGGCGCGGCGTCCGGAGGGTCGGTGA
- a CDS encoding glycosyltransferase family 4 protein: MRLRILLINWQDIRHPSHGGAEVHAHEILRRMAAAGHEVTQVSCAFHGGAREEVIDGVRIFRRGPRPVFNYLVPFLYRTLKDREAFDIVLEDINKIPFYTPLYVRRPVVAIVHHLFGSAIRLETGRLAAAYVQVAEKLVPRVYRDTRFVAVSASTQRELASLGLRCSSEDIAYNAVDHEVCYPRPELKSQRATVGYLGRIKRYKCLDHLLLALPMIQRAIPEVRLLVVGEGDDRPRLEAMAREMGISERVQFTGQVTEQQKAELLNQMWVMVNPSAKEGWGITVLEASACGVPVVAADSPGLRDSVVHGRTGLLYPWGDLKGLTECVCSVLKNKQLRERLGQAGHLWAQRFSWESSVSRLMEIIEQEMTRSLRGGNLHE; the protein is encoded by the coding sequence GTGAGGTTGCGAATCCTCCTCATTAACTGGCAGGATATTCGTCACCCCTCACATGGAGGAGCTGAGGTCCACGCCCACGAGATCCTCAGACGCATGGCTGCTGCTGGGCACGAGGTCACTCAGGTGAGCTGTGCCTTCCACGGCGGTGCTCGCGAAGAGGTCATAGACGGCGTGCGAATTTTTCGCAGGGGGCCAAGGCCTGTGTTTAACTACTTGGTGCCCTTTCTGTATAGGACCCTCAAGGACAGGGAAGCGTTTGACATAGTGTTGGAAGACATCAACAAGATCCCGTTCTATACACCGCTGTACGTGCGGCGGCCGGTCGTGGCTATTGTGCATCACTTGTTTGGTTCTGCGATCCGGCTCGAGACCGGCCGGTTGGCTGCTGCCTACGTCCAGGTTGCTGAGAAGCTGGTCCCCCGGGTTTACCGTGACACGCGCTTCGTCGCCGTGTCCGCCAGCACACAGCGGGAACTTGCCAGTCTTGGTCTGCGTTGTAGCAGCGAAGATATTGCCTATAACGCAGTGGACCATGAGGTATGTTACCCTCGACCAGAACTGAAGTCGCAGCGAGCTACGGTGGGTTATCTGGGGCGGATCAAGCGCTACAAGTGCCTTGACCACCTTCTGCTGGCGTTGCCGATGATACAGCGGGCGATTCCTGAGGTGCGGTTGCTGGTAGTTGGCGAGGGGGATGACCGCCCCAGGCTGGAGGCGATGGCCCGAGAGATGGGCATTTCCGAGCGGGTGCAGTTCACGGGCCAGGTGACCGAGCAACAAAAGGCGGAACTGTTGAACCAGATGTGGGTGATGGTGAACCCCTCTGCGAAGGAAGGGTGGGGAATCACCGTGCTGGAGGCAAGTGCCTGCGGAGTGCCAGTTGTGGCCGCGGACTCCCCAGGGCTTCGGGATTCTGTTGTCCATGGACGGACAGGACTGCTATATCCTTGGGGGGACCTTAAGGGACTGACCGAGTGCGTGTGTAGTGTGCTCAAGAACAAACAGCTTCGCGAGCGGTTAGGACAAGCCGGACATCTTTGGGCCCAGCGATTTTCCTGGGAGTCTTCTGTTTCGCGCCTGATGGAGATCATCGAGCAGGAAATGACTCGTTCACTCCGTGGAGGAAACCTTCATGAATGA
- a CDS encoding MerR family transcriptional regulator → MKAHVYQRQEFITLLSITEEELAEWERLGLVRHLGRIDNQIPFYTEAHVNQARQIQQLQRLGYDLQAIQKIVRKVGLPAQGATGSARQVTDFLTVGELAEQAGVNARTIKYWEERGILQPDARSTGGFRLYSRVYVYLCNLIKDLQNFGYSLEEIKEISDLFRDFLAISEGAATYTREETRQRLELMQQRMASLQERISALKQGIKRWEDLLRKKGKEVSQLLSRFSDGSGKPGAESQRKSSETLR, encoded by the coding sequence ATGAAGGCTCACGTGTACCAACGGCAGGAATTTATTACTCTCCTCTCCATTACGGAGGAGGAGCTTGCGGAGTGGGAACGTTTAGGGCTCGTTCGTCACTTAGGGCGCATTGACAATCAGATACCATTCTACACAGAGGCACACGTCAACCAGGCACGACAGATTCAGCAGTTGCAGAGGCTGGGCTATGACTTGCAGGCCATTCAGAAGATCGTGCGGAAGGTGGGACTGCCGGCGCAAGGTGCCACTGGCTCCGCTCGGCAGGTGACTGATTTTCTCACCGTGGGAGAGCTGGCAGAGCAGGCGGGTGTTAATGCCCGCACTATCAAATACTGGGAGGAGCGCGGCATCCTCCAGCCAGACGCGCGGAGCACAGGTGGATTTCGGCTCTATTCACGCGTCTACGTGTACCTGTGCAATCTGATCAAGGACCTGCAAAACTTCGGGTATTCCCTCGAGGAGATCAAAGAGATTTCGGACCTCTTCCGCGACTTCTTGGCCATAAGCGAAGGCGCCGCTACCTACACGCGCGAAGAGACAAGGCAGCGCCTGGAATTAATGCAGCAGCGGATGGCTTCTTTGCAAGAGCGGATCTCAGCCCTCAAGCAAGGGATCAAGAGGTGGGAGGATCTGCTGCGCAAAAAGGGAAAGGAGGTGTCGCAACTTCTTAGCCGATTCAGCGACGGCTCCGGCAAACCCGGCGCCGAGAGTCAGAGAAAGTCCAGCGAAACATTGAGGTAG
- a CDS encoding sigma-54 dependent transcriptional regulator: MRKGPAAHILVVDDDPKLLAIVEDILIHEGYRVSVAASAAEALRLAGQEDPDLILLDLYMPGVDGTDLLRQLAAMDSARPIIVISAYGDIPKAVESIQHGASNFLEKPLQLPVLLHHVEEQLRRGEALRKTAASAAQYYERYGMIGTSQQMRIVYSLIDRVAPSDATVLIVGETGTGKELAANAIHRLSRRAHGRFVVVNCSAFPETLLESQLFGHKKGAFTGAVRDYDGLFVYANGGTLFLDEISSMSAGAQAKVLRALETGDVQPVGSESVRQVDVRVLVASNRNLEEEVRAGRFREDLFYRLNVVRIQLPPLRERKEDIPLLVDHFVGQFCTELHKPKLHFTPAAMRAMVGAYWSGNVRELRNFLERLVLLADGDVVDISQVLRALGSDQENGGLGYVGLSLREARRKFERDLIRATLIANGWSINAAARELGIERTNLYRKMRQLGIDQEFHGEQSM, encoded by the coding sequence ATGCGAAAGGGACCTGCAGCGCACATTCTGGTGGTCGACGACGACCCCAAGCTGTTGGCCATCGTTGAGGATATCCTCATCCACGAAGGTTACAGAGTCTCTGTTGCAGCGAGCGCGGCTGAAGCACTCCGCCTCGCCGGCCAGGAAGATCCCGACCTGATTCTCCTCGACCTCTATATGCCGGGAGTGGACGGCACCGACTTACTGCGCCAGCTGGCGGCGATGGACAGCGCCCGTCCCATCATCGTAATTTCAGCCTACGGGGACATTCCCAAAGCGGTGGAAAGCATACAGCACGGTGCCAGTAACTTCTTGGAAAAACCCCTCCAGCTTCCGGTTCTCTTGCACCACGTTGAGGAGCAATTGCGCAGGGGAGAGGCCCTCCGCAAAACGGCCGCAAGTGCCGCGCAGTACTACGAGCGCTATGGCATGATCGGCACCAGCCAGCAAATGCGCATAGTCTATAGCCTCATTGACCGCGTGGCACCGAGCGACGCCACAGTTCTCATTGTGGGAGAGACGGGCACCGGCAAAGAATTGGCTGCCAACGCCATCCACCGTCTCAGCAGGCGAGCTCACGGCCGGTTTGTTGTTGTCAACTGCTCTGCGTTTCCGGAGACCCTCCTTGAAAGCCAGCTTTTCGGACACAAGAAGGGAGCCTTTACGGGAGCGGTGCGCGACTACGATGGTCTCTTCGTCTATGCAAACGGTGGGACGTTGTTCCTTGACGAGATCAGCAGCATGAGTGCAGGCGCTCAGGCCAAGGTGCTGCGTGCCTTGGAGACGGGCGATGTCCAGCCGGTGGGCAGCGAGTCGGTTCGCCAGGTCGACGTCCGCGTACTGGTCGCCAGCAATCGGAATCTTGAGGAAGAAGTAAGAGCGGGACGGTTTCGCGAAGACCTCTTTTACCGACTCAACGTGGTGCGCATCCAGTTGCCACCGCTTCGAGAACGGAAAGAAGACATCCCCTTGTTGGTGGATCACTTCGTGGGGCAGTTTTGTACCGAGTTGCATAAGCCCAAATTGCACTTTACCCCGGCTGCGATGCGGGCGATGGTGGGTGCCTACTGGAGTGGCAATGTGAGGGAGCTACGCAACTTCTTGGAGCGGCTCGTGCTCTTGGCCGATGGCGACGTGGTGGACATCTCCCAGGTGCTACGTGCGCTTGGCTCGGACCAAGAAAATGGAGGACTTGGTTACGTTGGTTTGTCTCTCCGCGAGGCGAGAAGGAAGTTCGAACGGGATCTTATCAGGGCCACACTCATCGCCAATGGGTGGAGTATCAATGCGGCCGCCAGGGAATTGGGTATTGAACGGACCAACCTTTATCGCAAGATGCGGCAGCTGGGTATCGATCAGGAGTTTCACGGAGAGCAAAGTATGTGA